GCGGGCTCCACTACAAGGACACCAAGCGCACGATCGAGGACGCGAAGCGCGCGCAGGACCTGGGGGCCATGGCGCTCCAAGTGTGTCCGCCGGTCTTCAATCTGCCGAGCCAGGGCGACGCGATCGACTACTTCAGCGACCTGTCGGACGCCATCGACATCGGCATCATGGTCTATCACACCCACTGGCTGCCCGGCGGTCGGATGGAAGTGGACACGCTGGACACCATCGCGGACATCGACCAGGTGGTGAGCATCAAGTGGGCGGCCCCGGCGGATGTCGACTACGACGAGATGGCCCGCTTCACGGACCGGGTGAGCGTGATCGACAACGGCGGCGGGCCGATCCGCTGTCACCAGCTCGGCGGGCGGGGCTATATCAACCTCACGTCGGATATTCACCCGGCGCACGACCTGCGCGTGTGGGAGCTCATGGAAGCGAAGCAGTACGACGAGGCGGAGACGCTGTTCGAGTCTGTGAACGAGCCGCTGCGCCTGTTCGCCGAGCGCATGGACCAGCGGTCGGGCGGGCAGGGACGGGTGAAGAAGGGGTTGACCGCGGTGATGGGCCGCCCGATGGGGGCCTCGCGGCCGCCGTCCAAGCCCCTCAACGATCAAGAGCTCGACGAGCTCCGCGAGATCGTGCGCGGCTTCGGATGGCCGGTGGCGTGAGGCGGCATCCGACATCATCGTGGCAACGGGAGGTGTGCCCATGCTGACCATCGACGAGGCCAAGGCACGGCTGCAGGGCGTGGTGGTGCCGATTGCGACGATCTTCACCGACGACGGCGCGGTCGATCTCGACGGCCTGGCGTCCAACGTGCAGTGGATGATCGACCAGGGCGCGCGGCAAGGGAACACCGTATTCCTGGCCGCGGGGTCCGGCGGCGACTTCACCGTGCTGAGCACGGAGGAGCGGCGCCAGGTAATCCGAACCATCGTGGAGGTCAGCGGGGGACGGGTCCCGGTGATGGCCGGCGTGCAGAGCACCGACATCCGCGTCGTGATCGAGCTGTGCCAGTTCTGCGAGGACTTGGGCGTGGATGCGGCGCAGATCAGCGCGGCGTACTACTACACGGTGACGCCCGAGGACGCCGTGGTCTGGCACGAGGAAGTGGCGCGGCACACCGACGTCGGCTTCGCGGCGTATAGCCATTGGTACAGCGGATCCAAATACGACGTGCCGGTGGACTTGATGGCGCGGCTGGTGGAGCTGCCCAACACGATTGCGGTGAAGTGGGGCTCGCCGGACATGGGCAGCCACCTCGACGGGTTGCGGCGGTTCCTACCGCTGGCGGCGGTGGTGGACAACTCGCCGCTGGTGGTGTTGGGCCACATCCTGGGCTGTCGCGCGTGGATCAGTCACGTGCCGAACTTCCTGCCGCAGCACTCGTGGCACGTGTGCGACCTGATGCAGGAGCGCCGCTACGAGGAGGCGCAGCGCGTGTTCGACGACTTCATGGTTCCGTACGGCGAGATCATCGGCCGGATCGGCGCGCAGACGGCGGGTGAGGGCGTGTTCGTGAAGCCGTGGATGGCGGCGATGGGCCTGCAGGCCGGGGGGTCGCGGTTGCCGTCGCGGGACGCCGCAGCAACGCCCGAAACGCACGCGGAGATTCGCG
The window above is part of the Chloroflexota bacterium genome. Proteins encoded here:
- a CDS encoding dihydrodipicolinate synthase family protein gives rise to the protein MLTIDEAKARLQGVVVPIATIFTDDGAVDLDGLASNVQWMIDQGARQGNTVFLAAGSGGDFTVLSTEERRQVIRTIVEVSGGRVPVMAGVQSTDIRVVIELCQFCEDLGVDAAQISAAYYYTVTPEDAVVWHEEVARHTDVGFAAYSHWYSGSKYDVPVDLMARLVELPNTIAVKWGSPDMGSHLDGLRRFLPLAAVVDNSPLVVLGHILGCRAWISHVPNFLPQHSWHVCDLMQERRYEEAQRVFDDFMVPYGEIIGRIGAQTAGEGVFVKPWMAAMGLQAGGSRLPSRDAAATPETHAEIREILARQREAVPA
- a CDS encoding dihydrodipicolinate synthase family protein encodes the protein MTRDELRELIQGPIATVPTPFDDDFEVDHGCMHAITQWWVEQGLVKGAAVIKVAAAMGEGPMLSDEEWPALLRTVVQAADDRAAIVCGLHYKDTKRTIEDAKRAQDLGAMALQVCPPVFNLPSQGDAIDYFSDLSDAIDIGIMVYHTHWLPGGRMEVDTLDTIADIDQVVSIKWAAPADVDYDEMARFTDRVSVIDNGGGPIRCHQLGGRGYINLTSDIHPAHDLRVWELMEAKQYDEAETLFESVNEPLRLFAERMDQRSGGQGRVKKGLTAVMGRPMGASRPPSKPLNDQELDELREIVRGFGWPVA